A window of Akkermansia muciniphila contains these coding sequences:
- a CDS encoding PEP-CTERM sorting domain-containing protein, with the protein MMKHSFLLCAAAGLILTGAASATTLSVYNENDYGDAPITPIFDASGHSLENGSAMLGHLTSSTWSFDLVNGNIQWSRDNTPVDQLTYSQMVEIRQSFASSLPSVSPEYPGTITSNGQFSLSGTITSGLEGKPIVLLITSADSPAEFSMVAFRNVTTGELALYPGVVGDDMQFFFGSREEAAAEDYDWYATPLLGDDFNLVVPEPATATLSLLGLAALMMRRRR; encoded by the coding sequence ATGATGAAACATTCCTTCCTGCTGTGCGCCGCCGCCGGCCTGATCCTGACCGGAGCCGCCTCCGCCACGACTCTCTCCGTTTATAATGAAAACGACTACGGAGACGCCCCCATTACGCCCATTTTTGACGCTTCCGGACATTCCCTGGAAAACGGGTCCGCCATGCTCGGCCATTTGACCAGCAGTACCTGGTCCTTTGACCTGGTTAACGGAAACATCCAATGGTCCAGGGACAACACGCCCGTGGACCAGCTGACCTACAGCCAGATGGTGGAAATCCGGCAGAGCTTCGCCAGCAGCCTTCCCTCCGTCTCTCCGGAATATCCCGGCACCATCACCAGTAACGGCCAATTCTCCCTTTCCGGCACCATCACCTCCGGACTGGAAGGAAAGCCCATTGTCCTGCTGATCACCAGCGCTGATTCCCCCGCCGAGTTTTCCATGGTTGCGTTCCGGAACGTGACGACAGGGGAACTGGCCCTGTACCCGGGAGTGGTGGGAGACGACATGCAATTCTTCTTCGGCTCACGGGAGGAAGCCGCTGCCGAAGACTATGACTGGTACGCCACTCCCCTCCTGGGAGATGATTTCAACCTTGTGGTTCCCGAACCCGCCACCGCTACGCTGAGCCTGCTGGGCCTGGCGGCCCTGATGATGCGCAGACGGCGGTAG
- a CDS encoding BACON domain-containing protein has protein sequence MSTFHPLRRTFASAAALLLLYLGAGMALRASEPVSENFDSFQTGGFTSLSTALGTMTAESGHAAIANNRWSSQPNCLRLTGRGAGMTSTATLTLPAPLAVKKILSLRGERWTASNPFSFTIHAVDREGNETLVADGSSLKTGGSPMTQQVEGMIPSGTAGLIFRCEAPANTGVLLDDLAFSEFKPFSSAAEAWPAMIRMEANGILRFSLTQTPATYAGMAVTVDMSPSDDLGDIESVSLYTGDASNIYSAPAYGSSGHGAMSSPGILASPAQPPAPVMTFPVTSGALTDGQQYYFWVSVKLKDSASMDHKVGARIASVTVNGETTDFTDGVTARQRIGYAIAKGNDPVYGGPTEGKTSRKFRIPGIVRAGNGDLVSVFDIRYDGRNDMQANIDMGCSRSMDNGRTWTPVNVAVNFNPTSNSANDYNSGYGVSDPCILLDEVNGTLWVAGIARHGLASSKANVDVESLETAQYVVAYSTDNGQTWGSVDPDTGEFVKMKPRSINKDIKNRAWKSFFQGPGHGITMKKTVNGVRPIVFPSQIWTGTSGAGTPQSCIIYSLDRGQTWISADTGKSGTLGIGASSSECVVTELSDGRLMLNARNENKSGYRKVFTTDDMGETWTAHATSLKALPEPAACQASQLAVENSGNISRAILFSNPDKTSAPRALMTLKASFDEGATWPANRQVLYDSRPSCGYSDICETGDGHIGVLYEGLAGDENIFFLRIPYHEFLPTLDVPAAAQTIRVEAEGITASTFTVSSDGSWTASSSADWITVSPASGSGNGTVTYSVNRWEGAGERTGAITVTVPGVQPAVVTVIQSGRAPALTVSPGAHVLPKNGGTAIFSVTCDAAWAVSKTADWLNITGTQGAETGNGTVSIAAAANPGESSRTAGLSFSSFGTVRSATVVQRGQKRTWNEWKEDEITSRDPAADQTGPNDSPAGDGIPNLLKYATGLDPLKPSGSVVQVSTEEAGGDTFLVLDWPVNPEATGIRHLVEASEDLRTWEEITEVETEGKSSASFRDTVPMKAEAPRRRFLHLKISREGENTP, from the coding sequence ATGAGCACCTTCCACCCTTTACGCCGTACCTTTGCCTCTGCCGCCGCCCTGCTCCTCCTGTACCTGGGCGCCGGAATGGCGCTGCGGGCGTCCGAGCCCGTTTCTGAAAACTTTGATTCCTTCCAGACGGGCGGTTTCACCTCCCTGTCCACCGCCCTGGGAACCATGACGGCGGAAAGCGGGCATGCCGCCATCGCCAATAACCGCTGGTCTTCCCAGCCCAACTGCCTGCGGCTCACAGGCAGGGGAGCCGGAATGACAAGTACGGCCACGCTGACGCTGCCCGCTCCCCTGGCCGTTAAAAAAATACTCTCCCTGAGAGGGGAACGCTGGACGGCCTCCAATCCCTTCTCCTTCACCATCCATGCCGTGGACCGGGAAGGGAATGAAACGCTGGTGGCAGACGGCTCCTCCCTGAAAACGGGCGGCAGCCCCATGACCCAGCAAGTGGAGGGAATGATCCCCTCCGGCACCGCCGGCCTTATCTTCCGCTGCGAGGCCCCCGCCAACACGGGCGTCCTCCTGGATGATCTGGCCTTTTCCGAGTTCAAGCCCTTTTCCAGCGCCGCAGAAGCGTGGCCGGCCATGATCCGCATGGAGGCCAACGGCATCCTCCGCTTTTCCCTGACGCAAACGCCAGCCACTTATGCCGGCATGGCCGTCACCGTGGACATGAGCCCGTCCGACGACCTGGGAGACATTGAAAGCGTCTCCCTTTACACCGGAGACGCCAGCAACATTTACTCCGCTCCCGCCTATGGCAGCAGCGGCCACGGCGCCATGAGCTCCCCGGGCATCCTGGCCAGCCCCGCCCAGCCGCCGGCTCCCGTCATGACCTTTCCCGTCACTTCCGGGGCGCTCACGGACGGCCAGCAATACTACTTCTGGGTCAGCGTCAAGCTTAAGGATTCCGCCAGCATGGACCACAAGGTGGGCGCCAGGATCGCCTCCGTCACCGTGAACGGGGAAACGACGGATTTCACTGACGGAGTGACGGCGCGGCAGCGGATAGGCTATGCCATCGCCAAGGGGAACGATCCCGTTTACGGAGGCCCCACGGAAGGAAAGACCTCCAGGAAATTCCGCATTCCGGGCATTGTGCGCGCCGGGAACGGGGATCTGGTCTCCGTCTTTGACATCCGCTACGACGGCCGGAACGACATGCAGGCCAACATTGACATGGGGTGCAGCCGCTCCATGGACAACGGACGCACCTGGACGCCCGTCAACGTGGCCGTCAACTTCAACCCCACGAGCAATTCCGCCAATGATTACAACTCCGGCTACGGCGTCAGCGACCCCTGCATCCTGCTGGATGAAGTCAACGGCACCCTGTGGGTGGCAGGCATCGCCAGGCACGGGCTGGCCTCCTCCAAGGCCAACGTGGACGTGGAAAGCCTGGAAACCGCCCAGTACGTGGTGGCGTACAGCACGGATAACGGCCAGACGTGGGGTTCCGTGGACCCGGATACCGGGGAGTTCGTGAAAATGAAGCCCCGGAGCATTAACAAGGACATCAAGAACAGGGCCTGGAAATCCTTCTTCCAGGGGCCGGGCCACGGCATTACGATGAAGAAAACGGTCAATGGCGTGCGCCCCATCGTCTTCCCTTCCCAGATATGGACGGGCACCAGCGGCGCGGGAACGCCCCAGTCCTGCATCATTTATTCCCTGGACCGCGGCCAGACCTGGATCAGCGCGGATACCGGAAAATCCGGCACGCTCGGCATCGGGGCCAGTTCCAGCGAATGCGTGGTCACGGAACTCAGCGACGGGCGCCTGATGCTCAACGCCCGCAATGAAAACAAGAGCGGGTACCGGAAGGTTTTCACGACGGACGACATGGGGGAGACATGGACGGCCCATGCCACCAGCCTGAAAGCCCTGCCGGAACCCGCCGCCTGCCAGGCCAGCCAGCTTGCCGTGGAAAACTCCGGAAATATCAGCAGGGCCATCCTTTTCTCCAACCCTGATAAAACTTCCGCCCCCCGCGCCCTGATGACCCTCAAGGCCTCCTTTGACGAAGGCGCTACGTGGCCCGCGAACCGCCAGGTTCTCTATGATTCCCGCCCCTCCTGCGGCTATTCCGACATCTGCGAAACGGGGGACGGCCACATCGGCGTGCTTTACGAAGGGCTCGCCGGAGATGAAAACATCTTCTTCCTCCGCATTCCGTATCATGAATTCCTCCCCACCCTGGACGTTCCCGCCGCCGCACAAACCATCCGCGTGGAGGCGGAAGGAATAACGGCCTCCACGTTCACCGTCTCCAGTGATGGCTCCTGGACGGCCTCCTCCTCCGCAGACTGGATCACCGTTTCTCCGGCTTCCGGCTCCGGAAACGGCACAGTCACCTACAGCGTAAACCGCTGGGAAGGCGCGGGAGAACGCACCGGCGCCATAACCGTTACCGTTCCCGGCGTCCAGCCGGCCGTGGTCACCGTCATCCAGTCCGGCCGGGCACCCGCCCTGACCGTGTCTCCCGGCGCCCACGTTCTGCCCAAAAACGGGGGAACAGCCATTTTTTCCGTCACCTGTGACGCCGCGTGGGCGGTTTCCAAAACGGCGGACTGGTTGAACATCACCGGAACGCAGGGCGCGGAAACGGGTAATGGAACCGTATCCATTGCCGCAGCGGCCAATCCCGGTGAAAGCTCCCGCACGGCCGGACTCTCCTTTTCCTCCTTCGGAACCGTCCGCTCCGCCACTGTGGTTCAGCGGGGGCAAAAACGCACCTGGAATGAATGGAAGGAGGATGAAATCACCTCCCGTGACCCGGCAGCAGACCAAACGGGGCCCAATGACTCCCCTGCGGGAGACGGTATTCCCAACCTGCTGAAATACGCCACGGGCCTGGACCCTCTCAAGCCCAGCGGGAGCGTGGTGCAGGTTTCCACGGAGGAAGCGGGCGGTGACACCTTCCTGGTTCTGGACTGGCCCGTCAATCCGGAAGCCACGGGAATCAGGCATCTGGTGGAAGCCTCCGAGGACCTCCGCACCTGGGAGGAAATAACGGAAGTGGAGACGGAGGGCAAAAGCTCCGCCTCGTTCCGGGATACCGTTCCCATGAAGGCGGAAGCCCCCCGGAGGCGCTTCCTGCACCTGAAAATCTCCCGGGAAGGGGAAAACACGCCTTAA
- a CDS encoding sensor histidine kinase, which produces MFSEAHPDSQRADRILASIRREEARSGRGLLKIFFGMAPGVGKTYAMLEAAIQAADKGVEVVIGVAESHGREDTMRLIGRLPRLPMKKVAYRGVEMEEFDLEEALRLKPRLILVDELAHTNVPGLRHKKRYQDVEELLAAGIDVYTTLNVQHLESRADTVQDITAAPVQETVPDSVLAEADCIQLVDIAPDQLRARLREGKVYGAPQASAALDHFFRESNLTALRELALRIMAEKVDHELTEVRTISGDRSIWRSGERLMVAVGPSPFSARLVRWTRRMAYALNAPWIALSVDTGVPLSPEQQQRLDANLELARRLGAEVVVMPGSDLAETLLRMAFLRNVSQIVVGKPQESYLWGLLRPISLVDKLVKGSGQIDIYVVPAAPGTGRSRWKSWHRERERNGRDYWLAAGVTAAVTVLGLLMAAFTGYFAPGFLYLAGVVGLGFFIRSRWAVLMAAALSALLWNLLFIPPVLTFKIERLEDALMCVFFFLVALSTGRLTSRLRVREQEEREREKKTNALFLYSRAIASAADVPSLVSVAVAQMSQIMGVRMAAMVPVPVSPGLKLCETGEAYPMDEKEWGVASWCFKHRQAAGRFTDTLPVAEGFYFPMMSGERCMGVLGVKVEDGERLTVGQRDLLESMGAQLALALEREEWRAERAQRRLMEESEKLHRSLLDSVSHEFKTPLAVIEGGCEKLAGRAAAAEEREEFTEIMAAARRLRRLVKNLLDVTRLESGALRPRLDWCDLGDVVECALAATREARRNHPVSVSLPPDYPLVKADFSLMEQVLVNLLLNACVHTPAGTPMTLKGGADPVRGQVWLDVHDLGPGIPPELAESIFERFRTTRPGGLGLGLPIVRGFMEAQRGTVTLVPVPAGTCFRLVLPLVEHDHVPEE; this is translated from the coding sequence ATGTTTTCAGAAGCGCATCCGGACAGCCAGCGGGCGGACAGGATTCTGGCCTCCATCCGGAGGGAGGAAGCCCGTTCGGGCCGCGGTCTGCTGAAAATTTTCTTCGGCATGGCGCCGGGCGTGGGGAAGACGTACGCCATGCTGGAAGCGGCCATCCAGGCGGCTGACAAAGGGGTGGAAGTGGTCATCGGCGTGGCGGAGTCCCACGGACGGGAGGATACCATGAGGTTGATCGGCAGGCTGCCGCGCCTTCCGATGAAGAAGGTGGCATACCGTGGCGTGGAGATGGAGGAATTTGACCTGGAGGAAGCCCTGCGCCTGAAGCCCCGCCTGATTCTGGTGGACGAGCTGGCGCATACGAACGTGCCCGGCCTGCGCCATAAAAAGCGCTATCAGGACGTGGAGGAGCTTCTGGCTGCCGGAATTGACGTATACACCACCCTGAACGTCCAGCATCTGGAAAGCCGCGCGGATACCGTTCAGGACATCACCGCCGCTCCGGTGCAGGAAACCGTACCGGATTCCGTGCTGGCGGAGGCGGATTGCATCCAGCTGGTGGACATTGCCCCGGACCAGCTCCGCGCCCGTCTGAGGGAGGGGAAGGTGTATGGCGCCCCGCAGGCTTCCGCCGCGCTGGACCATTTTTTCAGGGAGTCCAACCTGACGGCGCTCCGGGAGCTGGCCCTGCGCATCATGGCGGAGAAAGTGGACCATGAACTGACGGAGGTGCGCACCATTTCCGGAGACCGCTCCATCTGGCGCAGCGGGGAACGGTTGATGGTCGCCGTGGGGCCCAGCCCGTTTTCCGCCCGGCTGGTGCGCTGGACGCGGCGCATGGCTTACGCCCTGAACGCCCCGTGGATTGCCCTTTCCGTGGATACGGGCGTGCCGCTGTCTCCCGAACAGCAGCAGCGGCTGGACGCCAATCTGGAGCTGGCGCGCCGCCTGGGAGCGGAGGTGGTCGTAATGCCGGGTTCCGACCTGGCGGAAACGCTGCTCCGCATGGCCTTCCTGCGGAATGTGAGCCAGATTGTGGTGGGCAAGCCGCAGGAATCCTACCTGTGGGGGCTTTTGCGTCCTATTTCCCTGGTGGATAAACTGGTGAAGGGCAGCGGGCAGATTGACATTTACGTGGTTCCGGCCGCTCCGGGAACGGGAAGGAGCCGTTGGAAAAGCTGGCACCGGGAGAGGGAAAGAAACGGCAGGGATTACTGGCTGGCCGCGGGCGTGACGGCGGCGGTTACGGTGCTGGGGCTGCTGATGGCGGCGTTTACGGGATATTTTGCGCCGGGTTTTCTTTATCTGGCCGGCGTGGTGGGGCTGGGATTTTTCATCCGTTCCCGGTGGGCCGTGCTGATGGCCGCCGCGCTGAGCGCCCTGCTGTGGAACCTGCTGTTCATCCCTCCGGTCCTGACGTTCAAGATAGAGCGGCTGGAGGATGCCCTGATGTGCGTGTTTTTCTTCCTGGTGGCCCTGTCCACCGGACGTCTCACGTCACGGCTGAGGGTGCGTGAGCAGGAGGAGCGGGAACGTGAAAAGAAGACGAACGCCCTGTTCCTGTATTCCCGCGCGATTGCCTCTGCGGCGGATGTTCCGTCCCTGGTCTCCGTGGCCGTGGCCCAGATGAGCCAGATCATGGGAGTGCGGATGGCGGCGATGGTCCCCGTTCCCGTCAGCCCCGGTCTGAAGCTTTGTGAAACCGGGGAGGCTTACCCCATGGATGAAAAGGAGTGGGGCGTGGCTTCCTGGTGTTTTAAGCACCGGCAGGCTGCGGGCAGGTTCACGGATACGCTCCCGGTGGCGGAAGGATTTTATTTTCCAATGATGTCCGGGGAGCGCTGCATGGGCGTGCTGGGCGTGAAGGTGGAGGACGGGGAACGCCTGACCGTGGGCCAGAGGGATTTGCTGGAGAGCATGGGCGCCCAGCTGGCGCTGGCGCTGGAACGGGAGGAATGGCGCGCGGAGCGTGCGCAGAGGAGGCTCATGGAGGAATCTGAAAAGTTGCACCGTTCCCTGCTGGACAGCGTCTCCCATGAGTTCAAGACGCCGCTGGCAGTTATTGAGGGCGGCTGTGAGAAGCTGGCGGGGCGCGCCGCGGCGGCGGAAGAACGGGAGGAGTTCACGGAGATCATGGCGGCGGCCCGCCGCCTGCGCCGCCTGGTGAAGAATTTGCTGGATGTAACGCGCCTGGAGTCCGGCGCGCTGAGGCCCCGGCTGGACTGGTGCGACCTGGGGGACGTGGTGGAATGCGCCCTGGCGGCTACCAGGGAGGCCCGCAGGAACCATCCGGTTTCCGTCTCCCTGCCGCCGGATTATCCGCTGGTGAAGGCGGATTTTTCCCTGATGGAGCAGGTGCTGGTCAATCTGCTGCTGAACGCCTGCGTGCATACTCCCGCGGGAACCCCCATGACGCTGAAGGGCGGCGCCGATCCCGTGCGCGGCCAGGTATGGCTGGATGTCCATGACCTGGGGCCGGGCATCCCCCCGGAGCTGGCGGAAAGTATCTTTGAGCGTTTCCGGACCACGCGCCCCGGCGGCCTGGGCCTGGGGCTTCCCATCGTGCGCGGTTTCATGGAGGCGCAGCGGGGAACTGTCACCCTGGTTCCCGTTCCCGCCGGAACCTGTTTCCGTCTTGTCCTTCCCCTGGTGGAGCATGATCATGTTCCTGAAGAATAA
- a CDS encoding response regulator — MNDLPADILIIDDERQIRRLLNLTLTGAGYHVRECENGQLGLSETALKRPDAIILDLGLPDINGLEVLKQLREWTQVPILILTAWDREDEKVDALDAGADDYLTKPFSGRELLARLRVMLRRNRPGTEPSVFRLGSIIVDLSSRRVEKGKEEIHLTSKEYGILRLLLLHQGKVMTHRQLLREIWGPQHEEDTHYLRVHIAHLRQKLGDSDPENRLIRAESGLGYRIAADGAE, encoded by the coding sequence ATGAACGACCTTCCCGCAGATATCCTGATTATTGATGACGAACGGCAGATACGCCGTCTCCTGAACCTGACGCTGACCGGCGCAGGCTACCATGTCCGCGAGTGTGAAAATGGCCAGCTTGGCCTGAGCGAGACCGCTCTGAAGCGTCCGGACGCGATCATCCTGGACCTGGGCCTTCCGGACATCAACGGCCTGGAAGTGCTCAAACAGCTCCGGGAATGGACGCAGGTTCCCATTCTGATTCTGACGGCCTGGGACAGGGAAGATGAGAAGGTGGACGCCCTGGACGCCGGAGCGGACGATTACCTGACCAAGCCGTTCAGCGGCCGGGAACTGCTGGCGCGCCTGCGCGTGATGCTGCGCCGGAACCGTCCGGGCACGGAGCCCTCCGTATTCCGGCTGGGGTCCATCATTGTGGACCTGAGCTCCCGGCGCGTGGAGAAGGGGAAGGAGGAAATCCATCTGACCTCCAAGGAATACGGCATTCTGCGCCTCCTGCTGCTTCATCAGGGCAAGGTGATGACCCACCGCCAGCTTCTCCGTGAAATCTGGGGCCCCCAGCATGAGGAAGATACGCACTACCTGCGGGTGCACATTGCCCACCTGCGCCAGAAGCTGGGGGATTCCGATCCGGAAAACCGCCTCATCCGCGCGGAATCCGGCCTGGGGTACAGGATTGCGGCGGACGGAGCTGAATAA
- a CDS encoding TonB-dependent receptor, whose amino-acid sequence MVQQIRDGRAGLPAGQRHLGSGSGHLLERPYAQRLVRRGDSSNYDELDLVLGYAWKLGKWTVNPWYEHQFYFTQDYNVANPALTVSYAVTDWLTVGAETQVKVEHQDFEAYYSAFVQLEWSPVENVTVTPMARYGYNGGYNVDYDDGSNCIDWSLGVTWRFAEHYSLSGSVNYSQAATVLRRRDAGDEFWVGFRLGVEF is encoded by the coding sequence TTGGTCCAGCAAATACGTGACGGAAGGGCTGGACTGCCTGCCGGGCAGCGGCATCTGGGAAGTGGCTCCGGGCATCTCCTGGAAAGACCTTACGCTCAGCGCCTGGTACGCCGGGGGGATTCCTCCAATTATGACGAGCTGGACCTGGTTCTGGGTTACGCCTGGAAGCTGGGGAAATGGACCGTCAATCCCTGGTATGAGCACCAGTTCTATTTCACGCAGGACTACAATGTAGCCAATCCGGCCCTGACCGTCTCCTATGCCGTGACGGACTGGCTGACCGTAGGGGCGGAAACCCAGGTGAAGGTGGAACACCAGGATTTTGAAGCCTATTACAGCGCCTTTGTGCAATTGGAATGGTCCCCCGTGGAAAACGTGACCGTGACGCCCATGGCCAGGTATGGGTACAACGGCGGTTATAATGTGGACTATGACGACGGCTCCAACTGCATTGACTGGAGCCTGGGCGTAACGTGGAGGTTTGCGGAACATTATTCCCTTTCCGGCTCCGTCAATTATTCCCAGGCGGCCACGGTGCTGCGCCGCAGGGACGCCGGGGACGAGTTCTGGGTGGGCTTCCGCCTGGGCGTGGAATTCTGA
- the kdpA gene encoding potassium-transporting ATPase subunit KdpA — MSSHDLLIIVLFIGILVAFTPLLGKWLANVLQGKRSWLSPILGPVERCAYRVAGVDPSREMDWKKYLTAVLLFNAAGFLILFLSLLCQQWLPLNPAGTENMRWDIALNTAISFMTNTNWQFYSGEGPEGISYFVQMTGLGVQNFVSAATGLAVMAALIRGLKRKCASTLGNFWADLTRSTLYFLIPISVVVALLLVSQGVVQSFDGPAAVPGMDGVEQVIPNGPAASQVAIKQLGTNGGGFFGNNSTHPFENPTPFSNMVEMLSLLLIGCACPYAYGVMIGKKKQGWIIFGAMMLLLVATIGLSQWAEHAGNPLFPGMEMLEGKEVRLGVTNSSLWSVATTASSNGSVNCMHCSMSPLGGGIALFNMLLGEVIFGGLGCGLYGMLMFAMITVFLCGLMVGRTPEFLGKKIEAREVRWSMVGVLLPGIAVLLMSGLAAATEVGRESICNAGPHGLTEILYCFGSQAGNNGSAFAGLAVGDTPFYSVLGGLAMLLARFGAIIPVMIIAGSMVSRKTAPPAQGTMATDNLMFMVLLVAVVLVVGALTFFPALALGPILEHLLLYSGTML, encoded by the coding sequence ATGTCCTCACACGACTTGTTAATCATTGTCCTATTCATAGGCATACTGGTCGCCTTCACCCCGTTGCTCGGGAAGTGGCTGGCGAATGTTTTACAGGGAAAGCGGAGCTGGCTTTCCCCGATTCTGGGTCCCGTGGAGCGCTGCGCCTACCGTGTGGCCGGCGTGGACCCCTCCCGCGAAATGGACTGGAAAAAATATCTGACGGCCGTTCTTCTGTTCAACGCCGCCGGATTCCTCATCCTGTTCCTTTCCCTGCTGTGCCAGCAATGGCTGCCGCTGAATCCCGCCGGCACGGAAAACATGCGGTGGGACATTGCCCTGAATACGGCCATCAGCTTCATGACCAACACGAACTGGCAGTTCTACTCCGGCGAAGGGCCGGAAGGCATCAGCTACTTTGTCCAGATGACCGGACTGGGCGTGCAGAACTTCGTCAGCGCCGCCACGGGGCTTGCCGTCATGGCCGCCCTGATCCGCGGGCTGAAGAGGAAATGCGCTTCCACCCTGGGCAACTTCTGGGCGGACCTGACGCGCAGTACCTTGTACTTCCTGATCCCGATTTCCGTGGTCGTTGCGCTTCTGCTGGTCTCCCAGGGGGTGGTGCAGTCCTTTGACGGACCCGCCGCCGTACCGGGCATGGACGGCGTGGAGCAGGTGATTCCCAACGGTCCGGCGGCCTCCCAGGTGGCCATCAAGCAGCTGGGGACGAACGGCGGCGGCTTCTTCGGGAACAACAGCACGCACCCCTTTGAAAACCCCACGCCGTTCAGCAACATGGTTGAAATGCTCTCCCTGCTCCTGATCGGCTGCGCCTGTCCGTACGCCTACGGCGTGATGATCGGGAAAAAAAAGCAGGGCTGGATCATCTTCGGCGCCATGATGCTTCTGCTCGTGGCGACCATCGGGCTTTCCCAGTGGGCGGAACACGCGGGGAACCCGCTGTTCCCCGGCATGGAAATGCTGGAAGGCAAGGAAGTGCGCCTGGGCGTGACGAACAGCTCCCTCTGGTCCGTGGCTACCACAGCCTCCTCCAACGGCTCCGTGAACTGCATGCACTGCAGCATGTCCCCGCTGGGCGGCGGCATTGCCCTGTTCAACATGCTGCTGGGTGAAGTGATCTTCGGCGGCCTGGGCTGCGGCCTGTACGGCATGCTGATGTTCGCCATGATCACCGTGTTCCTGTGCGGGCTGATGGTGGGGCGCACTCCCGAATTCCTGGGCAAAAAAATTGAAGCGCGGGAAGTGCGCTGGTCCATGGTGGGCGTTCTGCTGCCCGGCATAGCCGTCCTGCTTATGAGCGGACTGGCCGCCGCTACGGAAGTGGGGCGTGAATCCATCTGCAATGCCGGACCCCACGGGCTGACGGAAATCCTGTACTGCTTCGGCTCCCAGGCCGGGAACAACGGCAGCGCCTTTGCCGGCCTGGCTGTGGGGGATACGCCTTTCTATTCCGTGCTGGGCGGCCTGGCGATGCTGCTGGCCCGCTTCGGAGCCATCATTCCGGTGATGATCATTGCGGGCAGCATGGTATCCAGGAAAACCGCGCCTCCGGCCCAGGGCACCATGGCGACGGACAACCT